Proteins from a single region of Scatophagus argus isolate fScaArg1 chromosome 23, fScaArg1.pri, whole genome shotgun sequence:
- the cd99l2 gene encoding CD99 antigen-like protein 2 isoform X1 has product MANRFLCSLCVLLALLLPLEVLSQGDLNLADALDNGDAISKPSTPPSKPAAPAGGAGGELDLDDFFKFDGMTTTKAPPKIVPKVPSGTKAPIKPKPMSGGFSDNDLIDVSKDDSYKPDKGKGGRGDSDQINQYDDNIETTAEVGTIAGIVSAVAMALVGAVSSYISYQKKKLCFSIQQSLNADMVKTENPEAVVASEPQVQQTLLEPPNAEPPTEENAV; this is encoded by the exons ATGGCTAACCGTTTCCTGTGCTcgctgtgtgtgctgctggcgctgctgctgcctctggaAG TTCTGTCTCAGGGTGACTTGAACCTGGCTGATGCTCTGGATAATGGTGATGCTATCAGTAAACCAT CCACCCCTCCATCAAAGCCAGCAGCaccagctggaggagcagggggag AGCTTGATTTGGACGATTTCTTTAAATTTGATGGCATGACCACCACCAAAGCCCCACCCAAGATTGTGCCTAAAGTCCCCAGTGGCACGAAGGCCCCAATCAAACCCAAACCTATGTCAG GTGGATTTTCTGACAATGATCTGATTGATGTTAGCAAAGACGACAGCTACAAACCTGACAAAGGCAAAG GTGGACGTGGTGACAGTGATCAGATTAATCAGTATGATGACAACATTG agacaacagcagaggtTGGCACCATTGCAGGGATTGTTAGTGCAGTTGCCATGGCACTGGTGGGTGCAGTCAGCAGCTACATCTCTtaccagaagaagaagctgtGCTTCAGTATACAAC AGAGCCTAAATGCTGACAtggtgaaaactgaaaatcctGAGGCTGTGGTGGCTTCAGAACCACAAG
- the cd99l2 gene encoding CD99 antigen-like protein 2 isoform X2 — MANRFLCSLCVLLALLLPLEVLSQGDLNLADALDNGDAISKPSTPPSKPAAPAGGAGGELDLDDFFKFDGMTTTKAPPKIVPKVPSGTKAPIKPKPMSAGHDFDLADALGPDSDIGGKDKNKGQGGGFSDNDLIDVSKDDSYKPDKGKGGRGDSDQINQYDDNIETTAEVGTIAGIVSAVAMALVGAVSSYISYQKKKLCFSIQQSLNADMVKTENPEAVVASEPQVQQTLLEPPNAEPPTEENAV, encoded by the exons ATGGCTAACCGTTTCCTGTGCTcgctgtgtgtgctgctggcgctgctgctgcctctggaAG TTCTGTCTCAGGGTGACTTGAACCTGGCTGATGCTCTGGATAATGGTGATGCTATCAGTAAACCAT CCACCCCTCCATCAAAGCCAGCAGCaccagctggaggagcagggggag AGCTTGATTTGGACGATTTCTTTAAATTTGATGGCATGACCACCACCAAAGCCCCACCCAAGATTGTGCCTAAAGTCCCCAGTGGCACGAAGGCCCCAATCAAACCCAAACCTATGTCAG CTGGCCATGACTTTGACCTGGCAGATGCCTTGGGTCCCGACAGTGACATTGGTGGCAAGGATAAGAACAAGGGGCAGGGAG GTGGATTTTCTGACAATGATCTGATTGATGTTAGCAAAGACGACAGCTACAAACCTGACAAAGGCAAAG GTGGACGTGGTGACAGTGATCAGATTAATCAGTATGATGACAACATTG agacaacagcagaggtTGGCACCATTGCAGGGATTGTTAGTGCAGTTGCCATGGCACTGGTGGGTGCAGTCAGCAGCTACATCTCTtaccagaagaagaagctgtGCTTCAGTATACAAC AGAGCCTAAATGCTGACAtggtgaaaactgaaaatcctGAGGCTGTGGTGGCTTCAGAACCACAAG